Genomic segment of Catharus ustulatus isolate bCatUst1 chromosome 3, bCatUst1.pri.v2, whole genome shotgun sequence:
TAGCAGTGCATGAGAAGCTTTGGGCCAGGTTTTAGTTCATAGTTTCTTTCTCAAAGCAGGAGCTACAGataaaaattgaaggaaaatttagaaatatttatctgtgagggtggtgggatACTGGTACAGGATGCCTAAAGAGACTGTGGGTGCTCCAAACTTGGCagtattcaaggccaggcttgATAAGGCCCTAAagaacctggtctagtggaaggtatccctgcccagggcagggtgggccAGGACTAGCTGCATCTCcaaggtccattccaaccccttCGCCTTCTGTGATTAACCTTTTTTCCTGGTTCCAGCAGACTGAAAGTCAAACATGGGGACATTTACTTCAGACCTTGCAATGCATTTTTGTCCTCACAGCTGATTTCAATGCACAACAGGATGATGGAGTACAATGTTTGTAATTCATTATTCAGAACAGCTCAAGAGTCTTAAAactgtctttaaaaattaatacgTTGGAGAGGTGGGAAGTGAGCTGTAAACTGCTGTTTTCCCAATGCACACTAATCTTCGAATACCACGGAAATAAGCTCATATTTCACATCAGATATGATTAGTACACCAAGGTAGATAAAAGCACAACTGGTATAAAAATCTCAGGAGAATAAAACCTAAGTTCTAGATTGACTGttgtattttcatatttgcaGATATCCAAACCAAATGAGTTTGACATCATGCTTGTAATGCCTGTTGAGAGGATTCAGCTGGATGAGTCTGATGATACTGGAGCCTTTTATTATGTATCATTCAAAAGAATTCCAAAAGGAAAGGGTTGGCTGAAGTTTTTAGAGGAAGATGGAAAATTATCAGCCTTTGAAATGCGTGAAGCACTAAGAGAAATTATTAAACAGGAAGTAAAAACCATTAAAGGTTAGTACTAAGAGAATAACCTTCATCAGTATGCGGTAAAAATCCAGTTATATTGTACATAGGTGTTGCCCTGGTGTtaagaaaatccattttcctgcCAGTCTTCTTCTCTCTGCCAAGGGAGCTGTAACTCCTTCTGTCTCCCCAGTATCTCAAGCTGGCTCTCATGTTAAGAATCACAAATACATGATCGGTAACTTGCTACATTATTAACTCCATTATGCatattttctgtatgaaaataataaacattaAGGGTTCTGTTGCATGCTTGGTATGTCCTACATGACTTATGTATCTTGCATCTATTTGGAGCGCACAAAGAACCATTTGCTGAAGTGATAGCAGAACAAAGAGCTTGCTTTTATACagtatcaaatattttttattgatCAATACAGAAACTGCATCCcagttatttttataattatagtaaacatatatatatagtatataattatattaaaataactCATTAgggttattttttccccaaaatcttcaGAAACATTGTGACCAGATCTCTTCACTGTGTGTTTTCAATAGGGAAGCAGTTCAATCAAAAacattattgtatttttaattcttagaCAGTAAGTCAAGAAAACACAGTAGTGTTCCCTATTTCATAGAATTCAACAGGCCTTCTCAATGTTTCAACATCCTGTAGGATAAAGAACCAGTGACAACCCAGGGATTTCTTTTGATTGCTTAAGAGCTCTTTAGTAAAAACCaacattcttaaaaaaataattcatctAACTAATCTGTCTGTCTAATATGAAATAACACTTTCTTTGTTACTAGATGTGGAAGTCACTGTGGCAAGGAAAAAGCCTGGATGCCCTGCAATAACTCTTCAGATCAAAAATCCTCCATCAGAAATATCACTGGACATCATCTTGACTTTGGAGGCTAAGGGGAGCTGGCCCATCAGCACACGGAACGGCCTCAAAATTGAACAGTGGCTGGGAACAAAAGTCAGGAAGAATATGAGATTTAAATCACCTTATTTAGTagccaagcaaaacaaaagcgAAAAAGTTCTAAGAGGTACCTCAAATATAGACAGTAGTAAGTGATGAAGTATCTCCTCTACAACTTGATCACTTACAAGTGCTATAGAAAGGGTATCCACATCATGTTCAGTATTCTGCCTTCGAGACACATCATCCTGGATATATCCAGCTCAGACAACTGAAATCCCTCTTTAAAGCATCAGATTTGTGGTACTGCTTGTCCTGTCCTGAAATGTAAATACAAACCCACTCTGCCAGGCTGTACACTAGCCATTACTGAGAGCATTACATTAAATCCACTCCAGCCAGACACATGGATATGAGCCTTTCCTTGCGCTAGTACTGTACAGCAGCTTGCACTCTCTTGTaaggaaatgagaagaaagTTACTAAAAATGCAAGTAACATCCCCATACATGGGACTGCATCCACAAATCAGATACTTCTGCAGGAAGCAAACTGCTTTCTACCAAGATACATTACTTTTCACTGAACTCTGGTATGgctacaatattttttcttccagaccACTGTCACATTGAACCTCCACCAGTTTGCAGAAACATTCTGACATTATGGTAACTGattatttcagcaaaaatatttcaagcatTTTGGTTACCTTTTTAATTAGCATGCCCATGTCATCAAAGCCCAGTACAGCAGTACTGATTTATTTGTCAATTTCTTCCTGTgcaaattaaatgcaaacagTAACTGAGCCAAACAGGCAAGGGAAATAGTGTAATTCatgaaaagaagacaaaagtgATTGCTGGTGTTAAAAATAGGGCACTGAGCTGTATTAgcaattattttcagaagtatgagcagaagaacaaaaaagtgTGCTTTAGAACAGTCATCTTACCTGAGACAAACTCGCAAACATATTACTTGCAcaaagaaaacccagaaaacacagTAATagtacagaaattaaaaggttGTAGATGTCTATGAACAATGCAGTTGTCTAAATCATGTTCAGCAAATCCAGGGACTTTCAGAATTAAGCCCAATTTTAAAGTAAATCCAAACATCCTTAGGAATTTAAAGCATCCAAACAATTAATTGTGTCCTATATTAATTGCATTCTAATTGTCTTTGTGAAGCAGCTGGGGAGTTAAGGAGGAATGAACTGCATTCACtgaattatgatttttttagtGGGTGCTGGTATTTAAGTCAGttgcaaaattgtttttttttttctagctacAAAAGCTGATGCTTAGTGCTGTGTAACCATTTAACACTTTTGTGCTTGACTTCAGGGAACACCTGGCGACTCTCCTTCTCGCAtattgaaaaggaaattataaagAACCACGGCAACTCAAAGACATGCTGTGAATCCGATGGACCAAAGTGCTGTAGGTTGGTATTTCACAGGAATATTTTACTTTAAGTCTATGTAAGCTGGGCTAGCACTACCACAGTTTCAGTTTAGCACTTAAGAATTTAATCTAACTAATTACTCATAATAGGAAGCAAGAGTCTTTTAGGCATAATTGTTCTACAGCAATACAACACTGCATGTGCCTGCTGAATGTCTGATTTGCATTTACCTAATGAAAGGTGGAAAGAATCACATTGCTGGTCTACACTCCAGACTGACCTTAGAATGCAAAAAGGTGTGACTTGTTAAATTATCTTTCCCAAATTCAGTCACGTTTAgacaaaacagctttaaaaagtGACAACTCCACTTTCTGAGCAAAATTACACTTCATATCAAGGCAATTTCTAAAATGATGGTGACAAAACTGCTGAATGAGATCAAGATGAAAACACGATTTTTCCCTTCTATGAGAACCATTTTCCAAATTTCCTCAATAAGGAAGAACAAAACCTACATGAGGTACAAAACCTCCTTAACAACTCAACTAAGAAGTTGGTTTGCAAGTTACATCTTGTACTGAATCAAGAAAGCCACAAGAGGATTAATGCATAATTGTGTTTAAATACCTGAACTACATATTTAGAACTATGAAggaacctatttttttttccccacaggaaAGGTTGTCTTAAGCTGCTGAAGTATCTTCTAGAGCAACTTAAAATGAAGTATCCAAAAGAATTGGAAAAATTCTGTTCATATCATGtcaaaactgcttttctccACTCCTGTGTCATGTGGCCAAATGACTCAGACTGGCACTTGGGAGACTTGGATCATTGCTTTCAGCGCTGtctggaattttttgtggattgTCTGCAAAAGTCTCAGCTGACTCACTTTTTTATTCCCCAATACAACTTGCTTAGCCTAGAAGATAAGTCAAAACATCACTTCCTTTCAAGAAAAATATGCCATGAATTGAACAATGGATTCCCAGTATTTCACGAGAACTATTAAGGACATTGTTCACGATCGACAGCTAATCATGTTGACTTgcatatttaaaacaaaaaattctgcaCCATAAACTACTCTTCAGTTGTCTGGTactacaaaaccaaaaaaaacccaaacgaaaataaaatcaagaacaccaaaataaaaattcacacTTCAGTCACACTGCTTAGCTACAACCCTGAAAAGACAtgttttaagtacagtaatttcacgaatacaagccgcaccaatttgaccaaaattttggtggaaacccggaagtgcggccaatattccggggcggctaatacattaacaaaattctaaaagctgccaacacggaagtgagagcccgtggcagccccaagccaagctggagcccggccggccccggcagaggtgggaaagcctggcagaggcggggccaggagtgtggggggcgggcggcagagcctgggccagcagggcggggcaggggggcggcagagcctgggccagcagggcgggggagcacgggagaactggggctagcagtgcaggggagcatggcagaagcaggaaggccggcgggtggggctgcttggcagcgggggaagcccagtagaatcggggccagcagcgtgggggagcccagcggtgcgggggcctgcagtgccggccagggcgaggaaacgcggcggcggtgcagatgggagggggcagccggcatgcctggcagcggcggcagcagctggcccgccggcagggcgagtacgtgaacgcagcggcgaggcggccggcatgcctgccagcggcagcagtggctggcccgccggccgggcgagcgaacgcggcagcggggcggtgctgacggaagaggggggccagtgagcccggtggcggctgcagcaccacccggccggccctgtcagcaaccatgagcggaccgagcctgcctggccccgccccgagccagtaaagcccgctatgccgcgatcctgttactaattggccaatttgtgaaagctgcgcacggattctcgcgacgaacgaaagtgcggctaatattcggggtgcggcttatctattgacaaagacagcaacattgtcgaggcaccgggggtgcggcttataatccgtgcggcttgtattcgtgaaactactgtaatatttACCTTGCCTACCCAAATGTATATGTCACCTGCAAAGTATCTTCAAGGTATGCTAAGAACATATAGAAGAATTTGCAAAAGTTCATTTCCCACGTGTAATTTCTATGTTTCCAAATACAAAGGCATTGATGACTgcataaagggaaaaatgacaattttatttaaattaagatCTACTGCAGAATATCCAAAACACAttcctttcaaaagaaaaaaaagtcacttaaTGTTGAGTTACGTCAACATTAACCAGAACAACTTCTCCAGATCACCTGCATGGATGATCTTTTGCAGAGGACAATCACCAGCAACAGTTAGCAGAGAGAGAATATTTTATTGAGTGATACAAAAGTTCCTGAAGTAATTTATCCTTTATGAGTCTTCAGAATTACTTTAGAAATCAGCGTTTTCATTGGACTTTGGATGGGAAACATCGTTACCTAACATCCTGCAACAGAGTAGATGGTTTTGTGCCAATGAGCATTTATTTATATGATGAATCATGTAGAAAGAAATACATCTTTCTACCTGTATCAAGGATGAATACTCTTAATATCAAAAGTtatcaaaaccaaaatgcagCATGAACTGGACACTCCTGAAACTGAAATTCATATCCATTTTTCTCATATGGAAGAAATatgtgttaagaaaaaaaagtaattatttcctATTACTAAAATTGTGCAGGTGAGAAGTACACTGCATTTGAAAACTGCTGTGCTGCAAATAAATGCATCTTTTGCTTCTACTTATAGAAGCCATGGGAAGTCCATGTTTTTCAGCCCACTTTTTGAAGGCAAAATAACCTACTGGCTTGAATAATCCCCAGATTTACCTCAATTATGAGCAAACTAAGAGAAGAATATTTAGAGAGTAATTTTACTAGAATATTCtaattttcctggattttgttTATTAGTTTATATTCAATCATGACATAAATAAACACAAGTTCAGATAAAGCATCAAATGAAGGAATGACTCCTTCCCATATAAATTTCAAAGAGTAGAAAACATGCCCCATTATCACTGGGAGTCTGTGTGACAGAACCTGACATCCAAATGTGAAGTGTGAATCAACTTTatctggaagaaataaaagctgaccttcaaatatattattttctccatgactttgttaacatttttctagtaaattctggttttattcctTAAGCTAGAATATTACATccacaaaaaccagaaaaccagaAGCTGATTTTCTTCCCCAGCTAGCCACAAACAAGTACTTCTTGTCATGCTCCCCTCCATTACAAGAAAATGCAGACctctctcaaaaaaatcttGACACACAAGTCTTAAAAATGACTTCCAAtgttaagttttaaaataagaataaagaaaacttGCTTCATCAAACATAAGTAATGGCAAACAGAGCAGTTTTTGTTACCCTGAGAAATACTTCTGCATGCCGGCAGCATATCAAGGCAAAGGTACAGTATTTTGAAACTACATTGACAAACATTGAATAATCCAGTTCTCtgaatttcaaggaaaaaatatcttttaaattcTTACATAGTAATACTGCATTTAActaaagaaaaacccaaacgaACAAAGCCACAATATTCGTTTTTAACCAGTAGATAATGGCTTTAGAAGTTTCATACAtcacacaagaaaaaagaaaacaattttcatgTGAAAATAGTGTCCAAGTGCAAAACCAGATTTATTCCTATACAGAGTTAAtccagttttcttttccaagacACTTTTGAGAAGTTAAAATAGGACAGCTACAGAAAATAatcaaacacaaaatgaaacttATAAATTCAAGCCCATGGATGCTCACACTACTTAAAATTGTTTCCTCTGTTTCAGTAGCTTCAAGGGATTATACTGATTTTGAGGGCTTTTTCCAAGGTCTTTGTGTATCCttctcaatttcttttctcatttgtgATTGTTTGTATCTGTCTGCCATTGCAATAAGCTTGTCAGGAACTACCTAATAAgaaagcaggcaaaaaaaaaaaccaaggtgAATTATAAATCTAAACTTTAAGACCCTGCTTTACAGAAATGTTATTGATCTGTGTGTTCCCAAACTTGATTTCATTATTCATCTGGCTCCTGTCACTTTGAAGattcttttctgtaaaaatgcagagagaaaTCTTTTTACATAAGATTATACTGaaatatactgaaaaataatcatCATTAGTGTCTCTGGATTTTCAATAATACCTCTTTGCTTATATCACCATATCGGATGGCAACATATTATCAGCTAATTACAACATCATAATTCAAACAAATGTATCTTTTAGTTATAAAGAACAGCTGGTAAAAATGCCCAGTGCCACTTAAAGGTGATGATAtactatatacatatatttgaaTGTTGATTTGTATTAAATTCCTTATGGAAGTTTTAAGAGCCTCTGAAGAGAAACTTTGTGACTTAAAGAAAGTGCTGTCATAGGAACAGTTCTCATGTGCtaaaagacaaggaaagaaGGGCAGGAGGAAACAGTCAGATCTCCCACCACTGGGAGGTGGCAAGAATATATTATCACAGTCCACAGGGGTTTTTGGCATGCTTGTAATTATGTGGAAAAGGTGAATAGTATCATCAAAACACTCTCACCTCAAAGTCCTTAACAACTCAGGCCAGATGTGAAGAATAACAGATTTATTACGTTGAGTgacagtgatttaaaaaaaaaaagtcagataCCATTCTTTTGCTCACAGAACAAAGGCAGTATCCAACAAGACTTCTTAAACCAAGTCAGGCATTATgctgaaattaatgaaatgtttACTGCAAAAAGCACTGTGGGCAACTATATTGTCAAGAGGTCTCAGATCACTGATTTGTCAAAGCCAGCCCACTTCAACAATCCCTGATGGCACGTGGCCATTGATGGAAGTCACCCCATCCAGAATCAGTCCCCTGatcagagcagagagcagtgtGTGAATGTGCTATTAACACGTTTACTCAGTATCTGTGATTTTTGTCTGCCAGTGGCAAAAATACAGTGCAAACAGCAGAGTACAAACAAATGTAAATACCTTAAAGTGTCCCCTGTGAGTGCCTGGGCTTGGCAATGCTTGAACAGATGGAGAATGCAGCCAGGACAAAAGGTGTGGTGAAGCAGGAACTTATATTCCTCTAGTCTCCATTTCTTTTGTCAGGCTTTATAATTGAGCAATGGTTGCTATTTGCTATCAGCAACTTTTTCTTAAGCAGGCATGAGGGACAGCTCACTGGTATATGTTTTATGTGAACTGCTCTTACTGTTAAGCAACTATTCTGGCAAACTATGACAACTCTGGAAAAGTCCATTCTGCCCTAGTTtcaaacattatttaaaaataaagttaaaaattatttatctctAGCTTAAAGTCACAACAGACTTGTAAATGGAGATATAAGTAATGAgacaaagttatttttcagttgAAACATTGTAtgattttcttcccagtatcAGATCCTCTCCTAGAGCTTGAAGCCTAACTTATTCCAAACTAAAATCGAAACAATT
This window contains:
- the CGAS gene encoding cyclic GMP-AMP synthase; the protein is MDPAGGRGARARRGTRPAVPRSRGAEKGAEKGAARSPERGRVAGQSSNGAATPRAPRTDAPPARGSRSARRAPAARELPAGGAASGAEAFLAPRSRAPAARASATPRSVAAVPDGADAAPARRPPADALRLREVLSRLSLAREEVSGASTLVNRVVSHLIQAIRGKDSCFSSIEPQNAGSYYERVKISKPNEFDIMLVMPVERIQLDESDDTGAFYYVSFKRIPKGKGWLKFLEEDGKLSAFEMREALREIIKQEVKTIKDVEVTVARKKPGCPAITLQIKNPPSEISLDIILTLEAKGSWPISTRNGLKIEQWLGTKVRKNMRFKSPYLVAKQNKSEKVLRGNTWRLSFSHIEKEIIKNHGNSKTCCESDGPKCCRKGCLKLLKYLLEQLKMKYPKELEKFCSYHVKTAFLHSCVMWPNDSDWHLGDLDHCFQRCLEFFVDCLQKSQLTHFFIPQYNLLSLEDKSKHHFLSRKICHELNNGFPVFHENY